Within the Enterobacter roggenkampii genome, the region CGCCTGGCCGATACCCAGCACGTTGCCGTGTCCAAAGATGGTGGCGACGCCCTCCACGAAGGGCGTTTCATCGCCATCCACGCTGACGTACTGTTGATTCAGGAACCGGACCAGCGCCTGGGCCATGGTCATACGTTCGGTTTGCATAAAATCTCCTGTCAGCCCAGCGTCGGCATGGAGAACGCAGCGCCTGTCTCCTGCTGCATTTCCGGCCAGCGCGCGGTGATGGTTTTCATTCGGGTGTAGAAGCGCACGCCGTCGTTGCCGTGGACGTTGAGCGCGCCGAAGATGGAACGCTTCCAGCCGCCGAAGCTGTGGAACGCCATCGGCACCGGGATCGGCACGTTGACGCCCACCATACCCGCCTGCACCTCTTCGCAGAAGCGGCGCGCGCAGCCGCCGTCGCGGGTGAAGATTGCCGAGCCATTACCATATTCATGGCGGTTAATCAGGTCCACCGCGCTGGCGTAATCTGCTACGCGCACCACAGAAAGCACCGGACCAAAAATCTCTTCTTTATAGATGGTCATCTCCGGGGTGACGTTATCGAACAGCGTCGGCCCGACGAAGTAGCCCTGCTCGTGGCCCTTCACGCTGAAGCCGCGACCGTCCACCCGAAGCGTCGCCCCCTGCGCTTCCCCGCTGTCAATGTAGCCCAGCACCTTGCTGCGGTGCGCGGAGGAGATGAGCGGCCCCATTTCGTTTTCCGGCGACTGGTCCAGGCCCGGCCCGACGCGCAGCGCGGCAATCTGTTTTTCCAGCCGGGCGCAGAGGTCATCGGCGGTGTTATCCCCCACCGCCAGCACCACCGAGAGCGCCATGCAGCGCTCGCCCGCCGCGCCGTAGGCCGCGCCCATGATGGCGTTGGTCGCCATCTCCATGTCGGCATCCGGCATTAAAATGCAGTGGTTTTTCGCGCCCCCCAGCGCCTGACAGCGCTTACCGTGGGCGGACGCGGTCTGGTAAATGTATTCCG harbors:
- a CDS encoding CoA-acylating methylmalonate-semialdehyde dehydrogenase encodes the protein METVANFIHGECVTGSGQRVQAIFNPATGEQIRQVVMSTAQETEQAIAAAQQAFPAWARHAPLKRARVMFRFKALLEENMDRLARLISEEHGKVFSDAVGELTRGLEVVEFACGIPHLQKGEHSANVGTGVDSHSLMQPLGVCAGITPFNFPAMVPMWMFPIALATGNTFVLKPSEKDPSLALALAQLLKEAGLPDGVFNVVQGDKESVDVLLTDPRVQAVSFVGSTPIAEYIYQTASAHGKRCQALGGAKNHCILMPDADMEMATNAIMGAAYGAAGERCMALSVVLAVGDNTADDLCARLEKQIAALRVGPGLDQSPENEMGPLISSAHRSKVLGYIDSGEAQGATLRVDGRGFSVKGHEQGYFVGPTLFDNVTPEMTIYKEEIFGPVLSVVRVADYASAVDLINRHEYGNGSAIFTRDGGCARRFCEEVQAGMVGVNVPIPVPMAFHSFGGWKRSIFGALNVHGNDGVRFYTRMKTITARWPEMQQETGAAFSMPTLG